A genomic segment from Neobacillus sp. YX16 encodes:
- a CDS encoding LysM peptidoglycan-binding domain-containing protein — MQLFYTVRHGDTLYQIARRWELPVESLIAANNLSSPNSIFAGQQLSVPPGVNVIRVKPGDTVYQISKNFGVPTSVIIQNNQLQPPYLIQTGQLLKVPPGVPYYVVQPGDTLFQIASRFNVITGDHSNFELLMKVNNLSSNVISPGMQLIIPYAPPGDRGLIAYTTNRSGSYDIWIYNPSNGVNQQITNGLAESYSTPFWSPDSTKIAFIGKNAILMILNLADNRIAQIDQFADGLGVFLDWSPNSQEIVYAKPNGLVIYNVITHRARILNASGATDTQWFPSGTELLFQQADTKGVSQLFRIKTNGTGKVQVTRNTGGGLNNVRLSPDGTYALYTTPGASISIIYSVNLATGNVIEVKGGPLAKNYFPTWSPDSSSIAFSATAFENLGYFSLIRTAGRQGMNEVTRAISDCFATPLTWSPDNRKIAYLSGCKQQGSSSEIWLIDLTHPVPIQLVEGGLITALQWSPLPITFLKKTYSNSHYKVHFQYPSHWQRVNDERYEGADGFFQIAAIASAQSIEVVCQNEAFHQLNPYGTQPGIQHTQFQNQPACFIYPSQDQPAEMRNQAALFIEYPTPILINGTEYNYFILWADQNHIREISTSLTFL; from the coding sequence ATGCAGTTATTTTACACAGTCCGTCATGGGGATACACTTTATCAGATTGCGAGACGCTGGGAGCTGCCGGTAGAGTCGCTGATTGCTGCGAATAATCTTTCCTCGCCAAACTCGATATTCGCGGGGCAGCAGCTTTCCGTTCCTCCTGGTGTTAATGTCATTCGTGTGAAACCAGGAGATACGGTGTATCAAATTTCTAAAAACTTTGGGGTTCCAACTTCGGTTATTATCCAAAACAATCAGCTACAGCCGCCTTACCTAATCCAAACTGGTCAATTGTTGAAAGTACCACCTGGTGTTCCATATTACGTGGTTCAGCCGGGAGATACCTTATTCCAAATCGCAAGCCGCTTTAACGTCATAACAGGAGACCATAGCAACTTCGAGTTACTAATGAAAGTTAATAACCTGTCTTCTAACGTTATTTCACCAGGTATGCAACTCATCATTCCATACGCTCCTCCTGGTGACAGAGGTTTAATTGCTTATACCACCAATCGAAGTGGCAGCTATGATATTTGGATCTATAATCCTAGTAACGGTGTGAACCAACAGATCACGAATGGATTAGCAGAATCTTATTCAACTCCGTTTTGGTCACCTGACAGCACAAAGATCGCCTTTATCGGAAAAAATGCAATCCTTATGATTCTTAATTTAGCTGATAACCGTATCGCTCAAATTGATCAGTTTGCTGACGGCTTGGGTGTTTTCCTAGATTGGTCTCCGAATAGCCAAGAGATCGTTTATGCAAAACCAAATGGTTTGGTAATTTACAATGTAATCACACATCGAGCCCGTATCCTAAATGCCTCTGGTGCAACAGACACACAATGGTTTCCGAGCGGGACGGAATTACTTTTTCAGCAAGCAGATACCAAGGGAGTAAGCCAGCTTTTTCGCATCAAAACCAATGGAACAGGGAAGGTCCAAGTCACTAGAAATACAGGTGGAGGACTTAATAATGTTCGACTATCTCCTGACGGAACCTATGCTTTATATACGACCCCAGGTGCTAGTATCTCTATCATTTACAGTGTAAACCTTGCAACTGGAAACGTAATAGAAGTAAAAGGAGGTCCATTAGCGAAAAATTACTTCCCAACCTGGTCACCTGATTCTTCAAGCATCGCATTTAGTGCAACCGCTTTTGAAAACCTTGGATATTTCTCGCTGATAAGGACAGCGGGCAGACAGGGAATGAACGAAGTAACGAGAGCGATTTCCGATTGCTTTGCCACACCTTTGACCTGGTCGCCAGATAACAGGAAAATTGCCTATCTTTCTGGGTGTAAACAACAAGGTAGCTCCAGTGAAATCTGGCTGATAGATTTAACTCATCCTGTCCCGATTCAACTTGTAGAAGGTGGATTGATTACCGCATTGCAATGGTCACCATTACCAATTACTTTCCTCAAAAAAACATACTCTAATTCTCACTATAAAGTTCATTTCCAATATCCATCCCATTGGCAGCGAGTGAACGATGAAAGATACGAAGGAGCAGATGGTTTCTTTCAAATTGCAGCCATAGCCTCTGCCCAATCGATTGAGGTGGTTTGTCAAAATGAAGCCTTCCACCAGCTGAACCCATATGGTACCCAACCGGGCATCCAACACACACAATTCCAAAATCAACCGGCCTGCTTTATTTATCCGTCCCAAGACCAGCCAGCAGAAATGAGAAATCAAGCAGCACTCTTCATTGAATATCCAACACCAATATTAATAAATGGAACAGAATATAATTACTTTATTCTTTGGGCAGATCAGAACCATATAAGGGAAATTAGTACATCACTTACATTTCTGTAA
- a CDS encoding formate/nitrite transporter family protein, whose translation MSLHKPDQILEISIKNGIKKTSYPLLTTLLLGFQAGAFISLGFLLYIRVTAPLSEGLSGLSAILGASVFPIGLILTLIAGGELLTGNMMVVPLARFSNKIKTKQVLQNWFLITVSNFLGAIFVAYFFGHIVGLTETGVYLESTAHIAEHKIDATFLQAFVSGIGCNWLVAAAVWLSYGSEDMIGKIAGIWFPTMAFVAIGFQHVVANMFVIPAAIFAGHLTWMDYINNFIPVFLGNAVGGALFIGMAYWFAYKKNEYTVIEGSKKPGIFEKKIGL comes from the coding sequence ATGTCACTACACAAACCCGATCAGATACTAGAAATATCAATTAAAAATGGAATAAAAAAGACCAGTTATCCGTTATTAACCACCCTTCTATTAGGATTCCAAGCAGGTGCATTTATTTCATTAGGATTCCTGCTATATATACGTGTGACAGCACCGCTATCCGAAGGTTTATCCGGGCTTAGCGCGATTTTAGGTGCCTCAGTCTTCCCAATCGGACTAATCCTTACATTAATTGCAGGTGGAGAGCTGCTCACTGGGAATATGATGGTAGTTCCTCTGGCGAGATTTTCAAATAAAATTAAAACGAAGCAGGTTCTGCAAAATTGGTTTCTTATCACCGTCAGTAATTTTCTAGGCGCCATCTTCGTGGCATACTTTTTTGGACATATTGTAGGTTTAACGGAAACAGGCGTCTATTTGGAAAGTACAGCTCATATTGCTGAACACAAAATAGATGCAACCTTTCTTCAAGCTTTTGTCTCAGGTATCGGCTGTAACTGGCTTGTAGCTGCAGCTGTGTGGCTATCCTATGGAAGTGAAGATATGATTGGAAAAATTGCAGGCATTTGGTTTCCAACTATGGCATTTGTCGCGATTGGATTTCAACACGTCGTTGCCAACATGTTTGTCATCCCAGCAGCAATATTTGCTGGACACCTTACCTGGATGGATTATATAAATAATTTCATCCCTGTCTTCTTAGGGAATGCTGTTGGCGGAGCTCTGTTTATCGGTATGGCGTATTGGTTTGCCTATAAAAAGAATGAATACACCGTAATTGAAGGATCTAAAAAGCCAGGAATATTTGAGAAGAAAATTGGATTATAA
- a CDS encoding Dabb family protein: MFENGLVNGIYDVGDGKKMIKHIVLLKFSEQTSNEQKEEVIIRLKSLKEEISGIIDIFAGLNFSPNNSGFDIGLTVLFSDRHAFENYGPHPKHQEVVSYLKDVGMTDIIILDFPVLE; this comes from the coding sequence TTGTTTGAAAATGGATTGGTAAACGGGATCTATGATGTGGGGGATGGCAAAAAGATGATTAAACACATTGTTTTATTAAAATTTAGTGAACAAACATCTAACGAACAAAAAGAAGAAGTCATTATAAGACTGAAATCATTAAAAGAAGAAATATCAGGAATTATTGATATATTTGCAGGTTTAAATTTTTCACCGAATAATAGTGGTTTTGACATTGGTCTGACTGTATTGTTTTCAGACAGACATGCATTTGAAAATTATGGACCGCATCCTAAGCACCAGGAAGTTGTATCTTATTTAAAGGATGTTGGTATGACAGATATCATTATTTTGGATTTCCCAGTCTTGGAATAA
- a CDS encoding CoA ester lyase: MKPIRSMLFVPGSKENWFNKIPEYGSDTIILDLEDSVPNNLKETARKSVAQVISPFASKNQRIYVRINRGPYGFDIEDVEAIIQPELEGIVLPKLNGPEDVDTLSSIVSEIEHKKNIKIGTTKFIATLETARSIYLAYEIGIKDRVVALAGVSPANGDVARSVGYQWTKEGLERIYIRSHVVLAARAAEIIPIGGLWQDVHDLKGLKEAATFNRQLGFAGEMIVHPSNVPVINKVYSPSEQEIDHYKRMIETFETALREGTGAVLFEGEHIDNAHLNTARQMLKFAESFKETS, translated from the coding sequence ATGAAACCAATCCGTAGTATGTTATTTGTCCCTGGGTCTAAAGAGAATTGGTTTAATAAAATTCCTGAATACGGATCAGACACAATAATTCTTGATTTAGAAGATAGCGTGCCGAACAATCTGAAAGAAACAGCAAGAAAAAGTGTTGCACAAGTTATTTCTCCATTTGCTAGTAAGAATCAACGGATTTACGTAAGAATTAATAGGGGCCCATATGGATTTGACATTGAAGATGTAGAAGCAATCATACAACCAGAACTCGAAGGAATCGTATTGCCGAAATTAAATGGTCCTGAGGATGTAGATACCTTATCTAGTATTGTTTCTGAGATAGAACATAAAAAAAATATTAAAATAGGTACAACAAAATTTATTGCTACTTTAGAAACTGCTCGTTCTATCTATTTAGCTTATGAAATTGGGATAAAGGATCGAGTGGTAGCATTGGCTGGAGTTAGTCCTGCAAACGGGGATGTAGCACGTTCGGTAGGTTATCAATGGACAAAGGAAGGCCTTGAAAGAATTTACATAAGGTCACATGTCGTCCTCGCAGCTCGTGCTGCAGAAATTATTCCTATTGGCGGGCTTTGGCAGGATGTTCATGACTTGAAGGGATTAAAAGAAGCTGCGACTTTTAATAGACAATTGGGATTCGCTGGCGAAATGATTGTCCATCCTTCGAATGTACCTGTCATTAATAAAGTATATTCCCCTTCAGAACAAGAAATTGACCACTATAAGAGGATGATTGAAACATTTGAAACTGCTTTAAGAGAAGGTACAGGTGCTGTTTTATTTGAAGGAGAGCATATCGATAATGCTCATCTGAATACGGCAAGGCAGATGCTAAAATTCGCAGAAAGCTTCAAAGAAACATCCTAA
- a CDS encoding MaoC family dehydratase: MISGKYFEELSIGDVYEHPITRTVTETDNLLFTTLTHNTQPLHLDAEFGKASIHGSIIVNSMFTLSFVVGVSVSDLTLGTTLGNLGYENITFPAPVRIGDTLRGVTEVVEKRGSNSNPSRGIVWFEHRGYNQKGECVCKAKRVALMLKS; this comes from the coding sequence ATGATTAGTGGAAAATATTTTGAAGAACTGAGTATTGGGGATGTTTATGAGCACCCTATTACACGCACTGTTACAGAAACGGATAATTTGTTGTTTACAACCTTAACCCATAATACGCAGCCTCTCCATTTGGATGCAGAATTTGGAAAGGCCTCCATACATGGAAGCATTATTGTAAATAGTATGTTTACTTTGTCTTTTGTGGTAGGAGTTTCTGTCTCTGATTTAACCTTAGGTACTACTCTAGGAAATTTAGGTTATGAGAATATAACATTCCCAGCACCTGTGCGAATTGGAGATACATTAAGAGGTGTAACAGAAGTGGTTGAAAAGCGAGGATCTAATTCTAATCCAAGTAGGGGGATTGTATGGTTCGAACATAGAGGATATAACCAAAAAGGTGAATGTGTCTGTAAGGCTAAACGAGTAGCTTTAATGTTGAAATCATAG
- a CDS encoding DUF1516 family protein, giving the protein MTHVHLTSLVLSLIFLIIIAVLQNKGKNIKVWHMVLRATYILIIVTGGILFFAAYSIPLSYYLKAILGIVMIGLFEMVIVRKQKGKKTDVIWIAFSIVFVILFVLGFTLPQGFDLIK; this is encoded by the coding sequence ATGACACATGTCCACTTAACATCACTTGTCTTGTCGCTAATTTTTTTAATTATCATTGCGGTTCTTCAAAACAAAGGAAAAAATATTAAAGTATGGCATATGGTTTTGCGAGCAACATACATTCTTATTATCGTAACGGGAGGTATTCTCTTCTTTGCAGCTTATTCCATTCCGCTATCTTACTATTTAAAGGCAATACTCGGTATTGTAATGATTGGTCTATTTGAAATGGTGATTGTCCGGAAACAAAAAGGAAAGAAAACAGACGTAATTTGGATTGCTTTCTCCATCGTCTTTGTTATCCTCTTTGTTCTTGGTTTTACACTCCCACAGGGATTTGATCTAATAAAATAA
- a CDS encoding AIM24 family protein gives MSRYSIEEFIKQTEQKDKGEGFFELETPRMLEVNLDGMVWAKAGSMVAYHGEIKFVREGILEHGLGTAFKKAFTGEGASLMKANGRGKLYLADSGKKIIILNLQNDSIFINGNDLLAFEPSIKWEIKLMKRIAGMLAGGLFNVRCEGTGMIAFTAHYEPITLRVTPGSPVITDPNATVAWSGNLMPTFQTDITLKTFLGRGSGESIQMKFEGDGFVVIQPYEEVYMKAKQNIT, from the coding sequence TTGAGCAGATACTCAATTGAAGAATTTATCAAGCAAACGGAGCAGAAAGATAAAGGAGAAGGTTTTTTTGAGTTAGAGACTCCTCGAATGTTGGAGGTAAACCTAGACGGGATGGTATGGGCTAAAGCTGGATCAATGGTAGCTTATCACGGAGAGATAAAGTTTGTCCGTGAAGGAATTTTAGAACATGGGCTCGGAACTGCCTTCAAGAAGGCGTTTACGGGTGAAGGCGCCTCTTTGATGAAAGCGAACGGGAGAGGTAAATTATATCTTGCCGATAGTGGAAAGAAAATTATTATCCTAAATTTACAAAACGATTCCATCTTCATAAATGGGAATGACCTATTAGCCTTTGAACCTAGTATTAAATGGGAAATTAAATTAATGAAGCGTATTGCCGGGATGCTTGCTGGCGGATTATTTAATGTTCGCTGCGAAGGAACTGGAATGATTGCCTTTACTGCGCATTATGAACCAATCACTTTAAGGGTAACTCCAGGAAGCCCAGTTATTACTGATCCAAATGCAACAGTAGCATGGTCTGGTAATCTCATGCCAACCTTCCAAACTGATATTACATTAAAAACATTTTTGGGAAGAGGCAGTGGCGAGTCGATTCAAATGAAATTCGAGGGTGACGGCTTTGTTGTTATCCAACCGTACGAAGAGGTCTACATGAAGGCTAAACAAAATATTACATAA
- a CDS encoding ribose-phosphate diphosphokinase: protein MSYQLNKKFKLFSLNSNQSLAKEIAAHLGCEVGKSSVKQFSDGEIQVNIEESVRGCDVYVVQSTSHPNNDHIMELLIMIDALKRASAKMINVVIPYYSYARQDRKARSREPITAKLIANLLEKSGATRVLTMDFHSPQVQGFFDIPVDQLVGIPILTEYFEKKGLEDVVVVAPHNGAVGRARKMANILNAPIALIDRRRPEPNVSEIFEIIGNVEGKNTIIVDDLINTATTQTLAANALVEHGAKAVYACCTHAVLSQSAVEKIKSSAIQELVITNTIEQTEEKMINKITMLSVAPLLADAIDRIHNERAVSPLFE, encoded by the coding sequence GTGTCGTATCAATTGAATAAAAAGTTTAAATTGTTTTCATTAAATTCAAATCAAAGTCTGGCAAAAGAAATAGCTGCACATTTAGGCTGTGAGGTTGGGAAGAGCTCGGTCAAACAATTTAGTGATGGGGAAATCCAGGTGAACATAGAGGAAAGCGTGCGGGGCTGTGATGTATATGTTGTTCAATCGACTTCACATCCAAATAATGATCATATCATGGAACTGCTCATTATGATTGATGCTTTGAAAAGAGCTTCAGCCAAAATGATTAACGTTGTTATCCCTTATTACAGCTATGCACGTCAGGATCGTAAAGCAAGATCAAGGGAACCAATTACAGCCAAATTAATTGCGAACCTTCTAGAAAAATCAGGTGCAACCAGGGTATTGACGATGGACTTCCATTCACCACAGGTCCAGGGCTTTTTTGATATTCCAGTGGATCAGTTAGTTGGAATTCCGATTCTAACCGAGTATTTTGAGAAAAAGGGACTTGAGGATGTGGTTGTTGTTGCACCACATAATGGTGCTGTTGGGAGAGCAAGGAAAATGGCCAATATTTTAAATGCCCCCATTGCCCTCATTGATCGACGACGTCCTGAACCTAATGTTTCCGAAATATTTGAGATCATTGGGAATGTTGAAGGGAAAAATACGATTATTGTTGATGATTTAATTAATACTGCTACCACGCAGACTTTAGCTGCCAATGCCCTAGTAGAGCATGGGGCAAAAGCAGTTTACGCTTGCTGTACACATGCTGTTCTCTCACAATCTGCTGTTGAAAAAATTAAATCATCAGCTATTCAAGAATTAGTGATAACGAACACGATTGAGCAGACCGAAGAAAAGATGATTAATAAAATTACGATGTTGTCGGTAGCCCCATTACTAGCAGACGCAATTGACCGAATTCATAATGAAAGAGCAGTGAGTCCATTGTTTGAATAG
- a CDS encoding zinc-binding dehydrogenase, which produces MRAFVHSGKPGLENTYLTSVEKVEPQDGEVRVRLKTAGLNHRDIWNLYRRSEDAPPVVLGSDGAGVIEAIGKEVTNIQIGDEVIINPSLNWQVKSDSPPGDFEILGVPGHGTFAEYITIPVINIEPKPRYLSWEESGVLSLAALTAFRALFTRGRLMAEQTVLIPGIGSGVATFLLLMAKAAGARVIVTSRSEKKCERAIQLGADIAIKSDNDWKKGLVDEKIDLIIDSVGPAIWEKALSVLRIGGTLVNFGATTGDEVKINLRNLYFGQYNLLGTTMGSTEEFKEMLKFIGKHQIKPVLDKVFHHADSKEAILRMNEGSHFGKICLKMDW; this is translated from the coding sequence TTGAGAGCATTCGTGCATAGCGGGAAACCAGGTCTTGAGAATACGTATCTTACCAGCGTAGAAAAGGTTGAACCACAGGATGGTGAAGTAAGAGTTCGGCTTAAAACTGCAGGTTTAAACCACCGTGATATTTGGAATTTGTACCGTAGAAGTGAGGATGCTCCCCCTGTTGTGTTGGGGTCTGATGGTGCAGGTGTGATTGAAGCCATTGGGAAAGAAGTAACAAATATCCAAATTGGGGATGAAGTTATCATCAATCCAAGCCTAAATTGGCAGGTGAAAAGTGACTCACCCCCTGGTGATTTTGAAATCCTAGGGGTGCCAGGACACGGAACATTTGCTGAATATATAACCATTCCTGTTATTAACATAGAACCTAAACCAAGATATTTATCTTGGGAAGAATCAGGTGTTCTGTCCTTGGCAGCTTTGACTGCCTTTAGGGCTTTGTTTACAAGAGGTAGGCTTATGGCTGAGCAAACTGTTTTAATTCCTGGTATTGGGAGTGGAGTAGCGACATTTCTCTTATTAATGGCTAAAGCAGCTGGAGCACGTGTTATTGTGACCTCCAGAAGTGAAAAGAAATGTGAGAGGGCTATCCAGCTTGGAGCTGATATCGCGATTAAAAGTGATAATGATTGGAAGAAAGGTTTAGTGGATGAAAAAATTGATTTAATTATTGATAGTGTTGGGCCAGCAATTTGGGAGAAAGCCTTATCTGTTCTACGCATTGGTGGGACATTAGTGAATTTTGGTGCAACAACAGGGGATGAAGTAAAAATTAATCTTAGAAATTTATACTTTGGTCAATACAACCTATTGGGTACAACGATGGGAAGTACGGAGGAATTTAAGGAAATGCTTAAATTTATCGGAAAACATCAAATAAAACCTGTGCTTGACAAAGTATTTCACCATGCTGACAGTAAAGAAGCTATTCTTCGTATGAACGAGGGTAGTCATTTTGGGAAAATTTGTTTGAAAATGGATTGGTAA
- a CDS encoding AMP-binding protein produces MLTHGDHTIYTYLQKQARKHQKKPFICYLEKEISYIEMLKRSNQTARWLQKQGIKQGNTVAVMHVNSPIFYDLWFGCAAIGAILLPINTASTARELEYFLDHSDSKVFLYDDSLITASHLEILDHLPLTIYQNLSKEWVSERSILEDEDHHIDVLPSDVCAMMYTSGTTSKPKGVLITHENYLFAGHSSAVYQGLMPEDRYLIFLPLFHVNSQYYTSMATLVVGGTILLLDKFSASTFWEDVQKLNPTVSSFVATIIKILLELPVHPYEKKHKIRQVGYGLFVNKHDIDIFKQRFGIKLFQWYGMTESITTNIVTPLYEEMPADPETGILAIGKPGLGNEIKIVDENSNELPPLTVGQIIIKSPSLMKGYYKNESETNKTLRNGWLYTGDKGYRNDEGFFWFVDRDKDLIKRAGENISSIEIENVLLSYPGVADCAVISVPDKLREEAIIAFILTNGTNISLEEIRLYCTKVLSNFKIPQEFRFVKEFPRTSIGKIQKNILRQNYKDKK; encoded by the coding sequence ATGCTGACTCACGGTGATCACACCATATACACCTATCTTCAGAAGCAAGCAAGAAAACATCAAAAAAAGCCTTTTATTTGTTATTTAGAAAAAGAGATTAGTTATATAGAAATGTTAAAAAGAAGCAATCAAACTGCACGCTGGCTGCAAAAGCAGGGAATTAAACAAGGGAATACAGTTGCTGTAATGCATGTCAATTCCCCCATATTCTATGATTTGTGGTTCGGGTGTGCAGCAATAGGTGCCATTCTATTGCCTATTAACACTGCATCAACTGCTAGAGAGTTAGAATATTTTCTTGACCATTCAGATAGTAAGGTATTTCTTTATGATGATTCTCTCATTACAGCAAGTCATTTAGAAATACTTGATCATCTACCTCTAACTATCTATCAAAATCTTTCAAAAGAATGGGTCTCTGAACGTTCCATATTGGAAGATGAAGATCATCATATTGATGTTTTGCCCTCTGATGTATGTGCGATGATGTATACATCGGGAACAACTTCAAAGCCCAAAGGTGTGCTCATTACACATGAGAATTACTTATTTGCAGGGCATTCTTCCGCTGTTTATCAAGGGCTAATGCCAGAGGATCGTTACTTGATTTTTTTACCTTTGTTTCATGTGAATTCACAGTATTATACATCGATGGCAACATTAGTTGTCGGTGGAACGATTCTGCTTCTAGATAAGTTCAGTGCTTCTACGTTTTGGGAGGATGTTCAAAAATTAAACCCAACGGTTTCAAGTTTCGTAGCTACCATTATTAAGATTCTACTAGAACTACCGGTACATCCTTATGAAAAAAAACATAAAATTAGACAGGTGGGTTATGGTTTATTTGTGAATAAACATGATATAGACATATTTAAGCAACGCTTTGGAATCAAGCTTTTTCAATGGTATGGGATGACCGAATCAATCACAACCAATATTGTTACCCCATTATATGAGGAAATGCCTGCCGACCCGGAAACAGGTATTCTTGCTATAGGCAAACCAGGGTTAGGGAATGAGATAAAAATTGTAGACGAAAACTCAAATGAGCTTCCTCCTTTAACCGTAGGGCAAATCATAATCAAAAGCCCATCTTTAATGAAAGGCTATTATAAAAATGAATCAGAGACAAATAAAACACTTAGAAATGGCTGGCTTTACACAGGGGACAAGGGATATCGAAATGATGAAGGTTTTTTTTGGTTTGTTGATCGGGATAAGGATTTAATTAAAAGAGCTGGTGAAAATATATCATCAATAGAAATAGAAAATGTCCTTTTAAGTTATCCTGGTGTTGCTGATTGTGCCGTTATTAGCGTTCCTGACAAATTAAGAGAAGAAGCCATTATCGCTTTTATTTTAACCAATGGAACAAACATTTCTCTAGAAGAGATTAGGTTATATTGTACGAAGGTATTATCTAATTTTAAGATTCCTCAGGAATTTAGATTTGTAAAAGAATTCCCAAGGACCTCCATTGGGAAGATCCAAAAAAACATTCTTCGTCAAAACTATAAAGATAAAAAATAG
- a CDS encoding 2-isopropylmalate synthase has translation MRNIEKYSRGYFMPPVKSLKWTEKEYITEAPTWCSVDLRDGNQALVVPMSLEEKLEYFQLLLEVGFKEIEVGFPAASETEFQFLRTLIEQDLIPEDVTVQVLTQSREAIIKKTFEALEGVNKAVVHLYNSTSVAQREQVFKKSNEEIIDIAVTGAKLLKKYAAETEGNFQFQYSPESFTGTEMEFALEICNSVLDIWQPTAQNKVIINLPATVSMSMPHVYASQIEFMVDHLNYRDNVILSLHPHNDRGTGVADAELGMLAGAQRVEGTLFGNGERTGNVDIVTLALNMYSHGVDPQLNFDNIREIIKKCEKLTKMKVHERHPYGGDLVFTAFSGSHQDAISKGMKWREEEERQYWTVPYLLIDPKDIGREYEGDIIRINSQSGKGGIGYILEQHYGLDMPAKMRENFGYKVKDESDRMHKEIKPDEIYEIFTHEYVNISAPLTFINYRPTQGTHYETIVSISIDNVEHEFTGDGNGRLDAISNILQTQLDIEYKDLVYKEHALESGSRSNAVSYVGITSMDGAEYWGCGIDADIMTSSVKALFSAVNNMITTLNVPIGKGFSLNKRR, from the coding sequence ATGAGAAATATTGAAAAGTACTCTAGAGGTTATTTTATGCCCCCAGTCAAAAGTTTGAAATGGACAGAGAAGGAATACATAACGGAGGCGCCTACTTGGTGCAGTGTCGATTTGCGAGATGGAAATCAAGCGTTAGTGGTACCGATGAGCTTAGAGGAAAAGCTAGAATATTTTCAGCTGCTGTTGGAAGTAGGTTTCAAGGAAATCGAAGTTGGCTTTCCTGCTGCATCCGAAACAGAATTTCAGTTTTTACGTACATTGATTGAACAGGATTTGATTCCAGAGGATGTTACGGTCCAAGTTTTAACACAATCTAGAGAAGCGATTATTAAAAAGACTTTTGAAGCACTTGAAGGTGTGAACAAAGCGGTGGTGCACCTATATAATTCTACATCAGTAGCACAGCGTGAGCAGGTATTTAAAAAATCGAATGAAGAGATAATCGATATTGCCGTAACAGGTGCGAAATTGCTTAAAAAATATGCAGCTGAGACAGAAGGGAACTTCCAGTTTCAGTATTCACCAGAAAGCTTCACGGGTACAGAGATGGAGTTTGCACTGGAGATTTGTAACTCGGTACTTGATATTTGGCAGCCGACTGCCCAAAACAAGGTGATTATTAATCTGCCAGCTACTGTATCCATGTCAATGCCTCACGTTTACGCTAGCCAAATAGAGTTTATGGTTGATCATCTAAACTACCGTGATAATGTAATTCTTTCTCTGCATCCACATAATGATCGAGGAACGGGAGTTGCTGATGCGGAGCTGGGAATGCTTGCAGGAGCGCAGAGGGTCGAAGGTACACTGTTTGGAAATGGTGAAAGAACAGGTAACGTAGACATTGTGACCCTTGCATTAAACATGTATTCACATGGGGTCGATCCTCAGCTTAATTTTGATAATATCCGTGAAATTATTAAGAAGTGTGAAAAATTGACAAAAATGAAAGTTCATGAAAGACATCCATACGGCGGCGACCTCGTTTTTACTGCATTCTCAGGTTCCCATCAGGACGCTATTTCCAAGGGGATGAAATGGCGAGAGGAAGAAGAACGTCAGTACTGGACAGTCCCATATCTTTTAATTGATCCAAAGGATATTGGCAGAGAGTATGAAGGAGATATCATCCGAATTAACAGCCAATCTGGTAAGGGGGGTATTGGCTATATCCTTGAGCAACATTATGGGCTTGATATGCCTGCAAAAATGCGTGAAAACTTCGGATATAAAGTGAAGGATGAATCTGACCGAATGCACAAGGAAATTAAGCCAGATGAAATCTATGAAATTTTTACTCATGAATATGTGAATATTAGTGCTCCGCTCACGTTTATCAATTACCGCCCTACCCAAGGTACTCATTATGAAACGATTGTATCAATCAGTATAGATAACGTAGAGCATGAATTCACGGGTGACGGGAATGGAAGACTTGACGCCATCAGTAACATTCTTCAAACTCAACTGGATATCGAATATAAAGATTTAGTTTATAAGGAGCATGCACTAGAAAGTGGGTCCCGATCAAACGCTGTTTCTTATGTAGGTATTACTTCTATGGATGGTGCTGAATATTGGGGCTGCGGGATTGACGCTGATATTATGACGTCCTCTGTAAAAGCTTTGTTTAGTGCCGTTAACAACATGATAACCACCCTCAATGTACCAATAGGAAAAGGATTTTCACTAAATAAAAGAAGATAA